A single region of the Saprospiraceae bacterium genome encodes:
- a CDS encoding S8 family serine peptidase, with product MPTPTHLYRGQHLIPLEKEPDFFTAILPSQQVAAEVSQMNEVQDLKRVFDKVYKIRTRDFQQEDVMAILRNSQRLECVCHHAYRPLGDPGTRYYLTDKIVLGFEQGLTIRQKEGVLERNGLKFLKSYDSLPDVYLLEVTLSAGKNPLKVCMDLTEQPEVRFAEPNLINRYESFHTPTDDLFRLQWHLRSKDDVELVAGADVGATQAWDIQKGSRDVIVGILDDGFDLFHPDFQGPGKVVGARDFADNDFSPDPSAAAGDFHGTPVAGVAIGEENGQGIVGAAPGCAFMPVRFNLSADDNMMFELFEYAGRRAHILSNSWGPVPVFSPLSSLQYEQMKTLVESGGPDGKGCTILFAAGNYNAPLLDMDNTAFEWRHPTQGIRVTRGAILNGYAAHPHVIAVAASNSLNKKSAYSNWGKEINVCAPSDNWHPLNPQVRLPGRGIWTTDNEASGLGFSIDSRYTGRFGGTSSATPLTAGVAALVKSTNPALTALEIKEILQNTADKITDTNPDPVLGQQKGTYDATGHSEWFGFGKVNAHQAVLAAQASLPTPAPIEAPGEEDPMPSPIATKAGAPIRIVAALVNPKGKETGAETISLLNVSDKDIDLDAWQIKDNRGRVDNIANVSIPSGVMLTFILNNVKLTNSGGNLQLISPDGQVVEAVSYTASDTPKEGWLVKF from the coding sequence ATGCCCACTCCAACCCACCTCTACCGCGGCCAACACCTCATCCCCCTCGAAAAAGAACCGGATTTCTTTACCGCCATTCTCCCGTCCCAACAAGTGGCGGCGGAGGTGAGCCAGATGAATGAAGTGCAGGACCTCAAGCGAGTCTTCGACAAGGTGTATAAAATCCGAACCCGCGATTTTCAGCAAGAGGATGTAATGGCTATTCTGCGGAACAGCCAGCGACTGGAATGTGTTTGCCACCATGCCTACCGACCGCTAGGTGACCCTGGCACGCGTTATTACCTGACGGATAAAATTGTACTGGGTTTTGAGCAGGGGTTGACTATCCGACAGAAGGAGGGGGTATTGGAACGAAACGGACTGAAATTTCTAAAGTCTTATGATTCCTTGCCGGATGTCTATTTGTTGGAAGTGACGCTCTCGGCAGGCAAAAACCCCTTGAAGGTGTGTATGGATTTGACGGAACAGCCGGAGGTGCGCTTTGCCGAACCCAATTTGATCAATCGCTATGAGTCTTTTCATACGCCGACGGACGATTTGTTCCGTCTGCAGTGGCATTTGCGGAGCAAGGACGATGTGGAGTTGGTCGCTGGGGCGGATGTGGGAGCAACCCAAGCTTGGGATATCCAAAAAGGTAGCCGAGATGTCATCGTAGGCATCCTGGATGATGGCTTTGACTTGTTCCATCCCGATTTTCAGGGACCTGGAAAGGTCGTCGGTGCGCGTGACTTTGCGGATAATGATTTTTCGCCGGATCCTTCGGCGGCGGCAGGTGACTTCCATGGGACGCCTGTTGCGGGGGTAGCGATAGGGGAGGAGAATGGCCAGGGAATTGTCGGTGCTGCGCCTGGTTGTGCTTTTATGCCCGTCCGCTTTAATTTGAGCGCGGATGATAATATGATGTTTGAGTTATTCGAATATGCGGGCCGACGAGCGCATATTTTGTCCAATAGCTGGGGGCCAGTGCCCGTCTTTTCACCCTTATCCTCTTTGCAGTATGAGCAAATGAAAACCCTCGTGGAATCTGGCGGCCCAGATGGAAAAGGCTGTACGATTTTGTTTGCAGCAGGCAATTATAATGCGCCTTTGCTGGATATGGATAATACTGCTTTCGAATGGCGGCACCCAACCCAGGGCATACGGGTAACGCGCGGGGCGATCCTGAATGGCTATGCAGCGCATCCCCATGTCATCGCAGTGGCAGCGTCTAATAGTTTGAATAAAAAATCAGCTTACAGCAATTGGGGAAAGGAAATCAATGTTTGCGCCCCAAGCGACAACTGGCATCCCCTCAATCCGCAGGTTCGCCTCCCCGGTCGCGGCATCTGGACAACCGATAATGAAGCTTCTGGTCTTGGCTTCAGCATCGATAGCCGCTACACTGGCCGCTTTGGTGGAACCTCCAGCGCCACCCCCCTGACGGCCGGCGTGGCTGCCTTGGTCAAAAGCACCAACCCAGCCTTGACAGCCCTGGAGATCAAAGAAATTCTCCAAAACACTGCCGACAAAATTACAGACACCAATCCTGATCCCGTCCTCGGTCAACAAAAAGGCACCTATGATGCCACAGGTCATTCCGAATGGTTTGGTTTTGGGAAGGTAAATGCACACCAGGCAGTGTTGGCCGCCCAGGCTAGCCTTCCCACGCCTGCCCCCATTGAGGCGCCTGGCGAAGAAGACCCCATGCCATCTCCTATAGCCACGAAGGCCGGTGCTCCCATCCGGATCGTGGCCGCCTTGGTGAATCCAAAGGGCAAAGAGACGGGCGCCGAGACTATCTCCCTGTTAAATGTGTCTGATAAAGACATCGATCTGGATGCCTGGCAAATAAAGGACAATCGAGGTCGAGTGGATAATATTGCCAATGTCTCCATCCCTAGCGGCGTGATGTTAACCTTTATTTTGAATAATGTAAAATTGACAAATTCGGGTGGAAACCTACAGTTAATTAGTCCTGACGGACAAGTGGTAGAGGCCGTGAGCTATACGGCCAGCGATACCCCTAAAGAAGGCTGGCTGGTGAAGTTTTGA
- the mazG gene encoding nucleoside triphosphate pyrophosphohydrolase, with translation MEQKTAAFGRLLEIMDELREKCPWDRKQTLQSLRNLTIEETYELADAILEEDLDGIKEEIGDLMLHMVFYAKIAEEKGAFNMADALHAVCEKLIQRHPHIYGDVKVENEEQVKQNWEKLKLKGGKKSVLAGVPRTLPAMVKAYRMQEKTKQVGFEWENSAQVWEKVEEEIAEYKETLQLEMSQEKKEEEFGDVLFSLINYARFQGIDPETALERVNQKFKKRFEYIESNATKSLEEMSLAEMDELWNEAKGI, from the coding sequence ATGGAGCAAAAAACAGCAGCTTTTGGTCGTCTTTTGGAAATTATGGATGAATTGCGGGAAAAATGTCCCTGGGATCGAAAACAAACCCTGCAAAGTTTACGTAACTTAACCATAGAAGAGACCTACGAACTAGCAGATGCCATTCTGGAGGAAGACCTAGATGGGATCAAGGAGGAAATAGGCGATTTGATGCTTCACATGGTATTTTATGCTAAAATTGCGGAAGAAAAAGGGGCCTTTAACATGGCTGATGCCTTGCATGCCGTTTGCGAAAAGCTCATCCAGCGCCATCCCCATATTTATGGAGACGTCAAGGTGGAAAATGAGGAGCAGGTAAAGCAGAATTGGGAGAAGCTCAAATTGAAAGGCGGCAAAAAATCTGTGCTTGCAGGGGTGCCGCGAACCCTGCCTGCAATGGTTAAAGCCTATCGGATGCAGGAAAAGACCAAACAAGTCGGTTTCGAATGGGAAAACAGTGCGCAGGTTTGGGAAAAAGTGGAAGAAGAAATAGCAGAATATAAAGAAACGCTCCAGTTGGAGATGAGCCAAGAGAAAAAAGAAGAAGAATTTGGCGATGTTTTGTTCTCCTTAATAAATTATGCTCGTTTTCAAGGAATTGATCCAGAAACAGCCTTAGAACGGGTCAACCAAAAGTTTAAAAAACGGTTTGAATATATAGAGTCCAATGCTACGAAAAGTCTCGAAGAAATGAGTCTGGCAGAAATGGATGAATTGTGGAATGAAGCCAAGGGCATTTAA
- a CDS encoding bifunctional nuclease family protein: MKKIPLDIVALSHSVPQSQNFAVVLGEKEGIRRLPIVIGSFEAQAIAVAMERMNPNRPLTHDLFKNTLETFNISLKEVIINNLLDGIFYARLICLKDGELIEVDSRTSDALALAVRFKCPIFTYEFILDAAGVVIDENEEAAAVETEVKKATPKYSSLSSYSVEDLSQLLDEVLAEENYERAAEIRDEINRRKDKS, encoded by the coding sequence ATGAAAAAAATACCTTTAGATATAGTAGCCCTTTCTCATAGTGTACCTCAGTCTCAAAACTTTGCAGTTGTTTTGGGAGAAAAAGAAGGCATTCGCAGGTTGCCTATTGTCATTGGCAGTTTTGAGGCCCAAGCTATTGCCGTAGCGATGGAAAGGATGAATCCCAATCGGCCCCTAACACACGACCTATTTAAGAACACCCTTGAAACCTTCAATATCAGTCTCAAGGAAGTGATTATCAATAATTTATTGGATGGCATTTTTTATGCGCGACTGATTTGTCTGAAAGATGGTGAATTAATAGAGGTTGACTCCCGAACCTCAGACGCATTGGCACTCGCGGTCAGGTTTAAATGCCCTATTTTTACCTATGAATTCATTCTGGACGCGGCAGGCGTTGTCATTGATGAAAATGAAGAAGCCGCTGCGGTAGAAACAGAGGTCAAAAAAGCAACACCCAAGTATAGTTCGCTTTCTTCCTACTCTGTGGAAGATTTGTCCCAATTACTGGATGAAGTCCTGGCAGAAGAAAATTATGAGCGGGCAGCTGAAATCAGGGATGAAATCAATCGCCGAAAGGATAAATCTTAG
- a CDS encoding GntG family PLP-dependent aldolase translates to MINLISDTVTKPTPGMLEAMMQAKVGDDVFGEDPSINALEAKAARLFGKAAALFCPSGTMTNQIAIKVHTQPLDEVICDEYSHVYQYETGGYAFHSGVSMNLIKGTNGKITADQVEAAIKPVFDWLPISKLVVLENTCNKGGGSYYTLDEIAPIRNLCQEKGLRLHLDGARLFNALVETKESTQAVGALFDSVSICLSKGLGAPVGSLLIGDQEFIRQARRFRKVMGGGMRQAGFLAAAGSYALDHQVERLREDNRRAKAIGMVLANLAYVSEVRPVQSNIVIFEVKAPWTAAAFVAKLAEKGINASPFGPQAVRLVTHLDVTEEMVDQTISILKGIS, encoded by the coding sequence ATGATCAATTTAATTAGTGACACCGTCACGAAACCCACTCCTGGAATGCTGGAAGCCATGATGCAGGCCAAGGTAGGCGACGATGTTTTTGGCGAGGACCCTAGCATTAATGCCCTGGAAGCAAAAGCAGCCAGGCTATTTGGTAAGGCTGCCGCTTTGTTTTGCCCATCGGGGACAATGACCAATCAGATAGCTATTAAAGTACATACACAACCGCTGGATGAAGTCATTTGTGATGAATATTCTCATGTTTATCAATACGAAACCGGCGGATATGCCTTCCATTCCGGTGTAAGTATGAACCTGATAAAAGGTACGAATGGTAAAATTACGGCCGACCAGGTAGAGGCTGCCATCAAGCCGGTATTCGATTGGCTTCCGATCAGCAAATTGGTTGTTTTGGAAAACACTTGTAATAAAGGAGGTGGCAGTTATTATACCCTCGATGAGATCGCACCTATCAGAAACCTTTGCCAGGAGAAAGGATTACGCCTTCATTTAGATGGGGCACGATTGTTTAATGCCTTGGTAGAAACTAAAGAATCAACACAAGCTGTTGGAGCACTTTTTGACAGCGTCTCCATTTGTTTGTCCAAAGGATTGGGCGCGCCCGTCGGGTCTTTACTCATCGGAGACCAGGAGTTTATTCGGCAGGCAAGGCGATTCAGAAAAGTAATGGGAGGGGGGATGCGTCAAGCGGGCTTTTTAGCAGCAGCAGGTAGCTATGCCCTCGACCACCAAGTGGAGCGCCTGCGGGAAGACAACCGTAGGGCAAAGGCGATAGGAATGGTTTTAGCCAACTTAGCTTATGTAAGTGAGGTCAGGCCTGTACAATCCAATATTGTCATTTTTGAAGTAAAAGCTCCTTGGACAGCAGCGGCTTTTGTAGCCAAATTAGCCGAGAAGGGCATCAATGCATCTCCTTTTGGCCCACAGGCAGTCAGACTAGTGACACACCTGGATGTCACAGAGGAGATGGTCGATCAGACGATTAGTATTTTAAAAGGCATAAGTTGA
- the dapF gene encoding diaminopimelate epimerase: MEIPFFKYQGTGNDFVIIDNRTGTKLDRTNHALIQKLCDRRFGIGADGLMLLQNKDDFDFEMVYFNADGYEGSMCGNGGRCIVAFAHFLGIIGDSCRFIAVDGPHEAKVLANGWIELKMVDVATIEQGQDYFYLNTGSPHYVTFSADVASLDVVAEGRRIRYSNRFKAEGTNVNFVQTVENGIAVATYERGVEDETLSCGTGVTAAALATYLQTEKAENQGTQQIDILAKGGELMVKFEVEETGFKNIWLCGPATQVFQGKIAI, from the coding sequence ATGGAAATACCCTTTTTCAAATACCAAGGAACCGGCAATGATTTTGTCATCATTGACAATAGAACAGGAACTAAGTTAGACCGCACAAATCATGCTCTGATTCAAAAGCTATGTGACCGTCGTTTTGGCATAGGGGCCGATGGCCTGATGTTATTGCAAAACAAGGATGATTTTGATTTCGAAATGGTTTATTTCAATGCAGATGGTTATGAAGGGAGCATGTGTGGCAATGGCGGCCGCTGTATCGTTGCTTTTGCCCATTTTTTAGGCATTATAGGGGATAGCTGCCGCTTTATCGCAGTAGATGGACCCCACGAAGCAAAGGTATTAGCCAACGGTTGGATAGAGCTAAAAATGGTAGATGTAGCCACTATCGAACAGGGACAAGATTACTTTTACCTCAATACAGGTTCTCCGCATTATGTGACCTTTTCGGCAGATGTTGCCAGCCTGGATGTGGTGGCGGAAGGGCGACGCATTCGCTATTCGAATCGTTTCAAAGCCGAAGGAACAAATGTGAACTTTGTCCAAACTGTGGAAAATGGCATCGCCGTAGCAACCTATGAGCGCGGTGTAGAAGACGAAACACTTTCTTGTGGAACAGGGGTGACCGCAGCGGCCCTGGCCACCTATTTGCAAACCGAGAAGGCAGAAAACCAAGGTACTCAACAAATTGACATCCTGGCAAAAGGAGGGGAATTGATGGTGAAATTCGAAGTAGAAGAGACGGGTTTTAAGAATATTTGGTTGTGTGGCCCCGCTACGCAGGTATTTCAGGGGAAAATAGCTATTTGA
- a CDS encoding trypsin-like peptidase domain-containing protein, producing MKQYGVVAISSLLSAVLAVFIYRFFEPPKEILIRESLPAKYTAFSDDPLDIHRERAFLSSAPTNFIAAAEVVTPAVVNIRAIQGGNFDLWGSNSSSMSSSSGSGVIISPDGYIVTNNHVIEEGDEIEVTLNDKREFEAKVIGSDPSTDMALIKIQGNNLPYLPFGNSDSLRVGEWVLAVGSPFDLESTVTAGIVSAKARNIDILEGQDRIESFIQTDAAVNPGNSGGALVNTNGELIGINTAIITRSGRYEGYSFAVPANLVRKVIKDLRDFGVVQRGIMGVYIDEITNKKAKELNLPSVEGVLITRISPGGSAEEAGIQKNDVVISINGIKTRTLPEMQELLGQFRPGNVLQVEYIRNGKTYDAEIILKDKTNGIAAISSSDEAILRSLGLELRNLTKEEQKRLQIDGVKVISIYRGSKIERTNMDPGFIITNLDNKRISSVKELIDELERATGKVMLEGIYEHYPGSYYYAFPIDK from the coding sequence ATGAAGCAATATGGTGTCGTAGCGATAAGTTCATTGTTGAGTGCTGTATTAGCCGTTTTTATCTATCGCTTTTTTGAGCCACCCAAAGAAATCCTGATCCGGGAATCTCTTCCGGCCAAGTATACGGCCTTTTCAGATGACCCACTTGATATCCATAGGGAAAGGGCTTTCCTTTCTTCTGCTCCAACCAATTTTATTGCAGCTGCCGAAGTCGTCACACCGGCTGTTGTGAATATCAGAGCCATTCAGGGCGGCAATTTTGATCTTTGGGGTTCCAATTCCAGCAGCATGAGTTCTTCCTCGGGGTCGGGTGTCATTATCTCTCCTGATGGCTATATTGTTACCAACAACCATGTCATTGAGGAAGGGGATGAAATTGAGGTGACGCTTAATGATAAAAGAGAATTTGAAGCCAAAGTGATTGGCTCAGATCCCTCTACAGATATGGCGCTCATCAAGATTCAAGGTAATAACTTGCCCTATTTGCCTTTTGGAAATAGTGATTCATTGAGGGTTGGGGAATGGGTTTTAGCTGTCGGCAGTCCATTTGATTTAGAGTCGACGGTTACGGCAGGTATCGTTAGCGCCAAGGCCAGAAATATCGATATTTTAGAAGGGCAGGACAGGATAGAATCTTTTATTCAGACAGATGCTGCTGTCAACCCTGGTAACAGCGGCGGCGCCTTGGTCAATACGAATGGGGAATTAATTGGAATCAACACCGCTATCATTACCCGTTCTGGCCGGTATGAAGGTTATTCTTTTGCTGTACCAGCCAACCTCGTCCGTAAGGTCATCAAAGATTTACGCGATTTTGGGGTCGTTCAAAGAGGTATCATGGGGGTATATATTGATGAAATCACCAATAAAAAGGCGAAAGAGCTCAATTTGCCAAGTGTAGAAGGGGTGCTGATTACCCGAATTAGCCCAGGTGGAAGTGCCGAAGAAGCGGGTATTCAAAAAAATGATGTTGTGATTAGTATCAATGGTATAAAAACCAGGACCCTTCCGGAAATGCAAGAATTATTAGGTCAGTTTAGGCCTGGCAACGTATTGCAAGTGGAATATATTCGGAATGGAAAAACCTATGATGCGGAGATTATTCTAAAAGATAAAACGAATGGCATTGCTGCTATTTCTTCCTCCGATGAGGCTATTTTACGTTCTCTGGGGTTAGAATTGCGCAACCTCACCAAAGAAGAACAAAAACGACTGCAAATAGACGGTGTAAAGGTGATCAGTATATACCGTGGCAGTAAAATTGAAAGAACGAATATGGATCCAGGTTTTATTATTACCAATCTGGATAATAAACGCATTTCTAGTGTCAAAGAATTGATTGATGAACTGGAACGCGCTACGGGTAAGGTCATGTTAGAAGGGATTTATGAGCATTACCCGGGATCATACTACTATGCTTTCCCTATAGATAAATAG